AGTTTGTTTCTTTTGTACTTATTTGATCTTGGATTGATGTATGACATTGTCCTAGTTAAGGAAAAATCAACTTTTCGTTCTAATTCCAATCCATTATTACGTGCCATTTCAATGAATATCTGAGGTAGATTGTTGTGTAGCTCTTTGTAGTAAGAATCTTGAACTACAAGAACACATATTCCGTTGTGCTGGAGTATGCGGCTAAGCTCTAGAAATGATTTGTATATTGCATCGAAATACTGAATATGATTTTTGTAATAATAGGTCTTTGAGGCTTTCGATTCGTGAGCTATTAGTTCCTCAAGGAATAGATTACATGTTTTTCCCCACGATGGTAGAGGGTCAATATATTCTGATGGAACTGTTGAAGTACCAATTAGCTTTCTACGAAGATTCCGAAAGTCGCTATCCAATCTGTATCCAAGTAAAGCAAGCTCTGGCATAGTTGCTACTGCGTAGTCAATTCGAGTGCAGTAGGGAGGCGATGATAGGATGAAATCAACAGATCTATCGGAAATAGGTAAGGCTTCAGACGAAGCTACTTCAATTGAAGCTTTTCCTGTATTATATTTACTGTCAAAAGCTTTATTGCTCATAGCTTGTATCATTTCCTTGGTTTCTATACTAAATTTTTCAATAATCGCCTCTTTGCTTGGTTGAAGCCTATATGACGGGCTTTTAGGCTTTTTTATCCAAGTCGGATTTGATGTAATAAAATCATTAATCAATCTGCGAGCACAACGAAAAAGAGCAGTGTAGAAGAAAGCAGCAATATCTGAAAGAGAGCTGAAGTTATTTCGAACTATCAACGGTTTATAATCTTCACTGTCAACAAGAAGGATTTGCAAAGCCTTTTCAATTTTACGTATTATCGTTACGCTACTAGGAGTCATCCATGTGCATAATGGATCTTCCTCATTAGCAACTAATAGATCATCTTTTAAGGCTTTGCCTATAATGTCTATAGCAATAGGCCATAAACTGGCGCTCTCTCGTACATTGAGCATACTTGCCTTTGCTGCAATAACCATCACTGGATTGAGATCATATCCCTGCGTGTGATAGCCAAGTTTGATAGCTGTTGTTGTTGTTGTTCCACTTCCATTCCAAGGATCGACAATTCTTGTCCTTTGCTGGAGATCTATTGAAGTGAGAAGTGAATATGTAAAAGATTGTGAGAATCCAGCATAATATGGATATATGTTGGTATGTCTAACACGATTTCCACAAACTTGTTTGGGATTTTGGATGATAAGGTCGCTAATTAACTTACTCATATACCTTAAGATTTTCATCGTTGAAAATCATTATTACATTGCTGCGTTAACGGGTTGATTAGCATTAGTGCCCATATCCCTTAGTAGATGAATTAATTTGTTTCACCAAGCACTCGAAAGGTATATCGTTCTATCACAACTGCTGCAAGTTTTTTCACTGAATGCATCCCAAATACTAATAAGGAAGCCGCACCAGTGTAGGATCAACCTAGCAGATAACTCAAAGCGATCGCCCTCTCTTTAAACTTCAATCACTACGCTGCTAATATCTGAGCAACTGTTAGTTTCAGATCTGGAAATATCGGAGACTGAATTATAGATTCATTTGTAAAGACTGCCTCATCATACCGACCTTCATTCAACTGGCAGATCGTTACTTTTGCCTCTAGCGGATCAACAATCCAATATTCAAGAATTTCTAAAACACTATATTCGCTATATTTAGCCCGATAATCCGCCGATTTAGTAGACTCACTCACCACTTCCACAACTAATAATGGAGGCGGTTCACTCAAGTTAATCACGGCCTCTCGATCTGCCATTGCTTCCCATTGAGCGATTGGTAAAACCGTGACATCTGGGATTCTGGACGTGTCCCAGCGCCCACCGCGAGGCGATCGTATCCCAATTCGCATATCTTTAGAAGTCCACGGTAGTCCTGCGGCTTTAATAGCAGCTCTGAACTGGTCATTCAGGAACTCTGCGATCGCTCCATGCCTACCCGTTCCCAAGCTCATTGGGCTTAACTCTCCTTCGACGAGTTCAGAGCGGGTGCCTGTACCATCGTCATAGGCGAGATAGTCTTCAAAGCTGAACTTTTGGGTGGCTGTGGTCATGGCAGTTAACCCTCAGCAAAAAATATGGGCGATACTGGATTCGAACCAGTGACCCCTTCCGTGTGAAGGAAGTGCGCTACCACTGTGCTAATCGCCCGCGAGTTCCTAATCTAGCATAGGTAGAGGGTAGGAACAATAAGAGCCATCTAGAATTAAATGCCTTGTGGGTATTCATCCCAAAGGGCCGTGGTTTGGCGCAAGCTGCGGTGATCGCCATTGCCAATGATTAAGTGATCCAGAAGGGGAATCGCTAAGAACTGTGCCCCCATCAGCAGTTGGCGAGTTAAGGCGATATCCTCCGTGCTAGGTTCAGTGCTGCCCGAAGGATGGTTATGAGCCACAATCACACGGGTTGCGCCTTGGCGAATCACTTCTCGGAAAATATCTCTAGGGTGAGCTAAAGTTTCGGTTGCAGTGCCTATGGTGATGACTTGTGTCCCCAGTAAGCGATGCTTCACGTCGAGGAGGATCACGGCAAAGCGTTCTTGGTTCTGCCACATCAAGTCGTGGCTCAGGGCAGCGGCGGCAGATTCAGGACTATCGATCACAGTGCGCTCCACAGGGCGAGATTGAAAGGCTCGCTTCCCTAGCTCGATCGCGGCCAAAATTGTGGTTGCCTTAGCAGGACCAATGCCCGGAATTTTGGTTAACTCCAGTGCATTTACATCGCGCAATACTTCGAGCGGGTCGCGTTGGTGCTGGCTGAGTTCTTGCAG
This region of Trichocoleus desertorum NBK24 genomic DNA includes:
- a CDS encoding Uma2 family endonuclease, with protein sequence MTTATQKFSFEDYLAYDDGTGTRSELVEGELSPMSLGTGRHGAIAEFLNDQFRAAIKAAGLPWTSKDMRIGIRSPRGGRWDTSRIPDVTVLPIAQWEAMADREAVINLSEPPPLLVVEVVSESTKSADYRAKYSEYSVLEILEYWIVDPLEAKVTICQLNEGRYDEAVFTNESIIQSPIFPDLKLTVAQILAA
- the radC gene encoding DNA repair protein RadC, with translation MTYCLRVADLPTNERPRERLLMQGAKGLATAELLAILLGTGQGPGKLSAIGLGQYILQELSQHQRDPLEVLRDVNALELTKIPGIGPAKATTILAAIELGKRAFQSRPVERTVIDSPESAAAALSHDLMWQNQERFAVILLDVKHRLLGTQVITIGTATETLAHPRDIFREVIRQGATRVIVAHNHPSGSTEPSTEDIALTRQLLMGAQFLAIPLLDHLIIGNGDHRSLRQTTALWDEYPQGI